From the genome of Deinococcus sp. JMULE3, one region includes:
- a CDS encoding DNA glycosylase AlkZ-like family protein, whose protein sequence is MSLTPADLRAAALRTLAPATGVQAALSRLGFVQADPIRAPARAQDLTLMARVRDYRAGDLERLYPTLDAEEDIIPNYGFVTRDVQRLLHPREVPPTRVEREHPGLIADVRAVLHERGEVHPRDVIAALGARRASNYWGGKSQATTRALDALHYRGEARIVRRDGGVRVYGLAPHLDALRADPLPTPDRLRAVVRLLARLYGPLPEASLRYLTSLSGYGLPHLRADLRGALRDALKGELEGARVDGVPYVWAPGDHPGDAPAPRGVRIVNPFDPLVWDRRRFEHLHGWAYRFEAYTPAPKRTMGYYALPLLHAGRAVGWANLSVRGDTLHAQIGLRPGMRRTSAFTAALDRELDRHRAFLNAAQVAVSFDQT, encoded by the coding sequence ATGAGCCTCACGCCCGCCGACCTGCGCGCCGCCGCGCTGCGGACCCTGGCCCCCGCGACCGGCGTGCAGGCCGCGCTGAGCCGGCTGGGTTTCGTGCAGGCCGACCCGATCCGCGCGCCCGCCCGCGCGCAGGACCTCACCCTGATGGCCCGCGTGAGGGACTACCGCGCCGGGGACCTCGAACGGCTGTACCCGACGCTGGACGCCGAGGAGGACATCATTCCGAACTACGGGTTCGTGACGCGGGACGTGCAGCGCCTCCTGCACCCGCGCGAGGTGCCGCCCACCCGCGTGGAACGCGAGCATCCCGGCCTGATCGCCGACGTGCGCGCCGTCCTGCACGAGCGGGGCGAGGTCCACCCCCGCGACGTGATCGCCGCGCTGGGTGCACGGCGCGCCTCGAACTACTGGGGTGGGAAAAGTCAGGCGACCACCCGTGCCCTGGACGCCCTGCACTACCGGGGCGAGGCGCGGATCGTGCGCCGCGACGGTGGCGTACGCGTGTATGGGCTGGCCCCGCACCTGGACGCCCTGCGGGCCGACCCGCTCCCCACCCCGGACCGCCTGCGCGCGGTGGTGCGGTTGCTTGCGCGGCTGTACGGCCCGCTGCCGGAGGCCAGCCTGCGCTACCTGACCAGCCTGTCCGGCTACGGCCTGCCGCACCTGCGCGCGGACCTGCGTGGCGCGCTGCGGGACGCCCTGAAGGGCGAACTGGAGGGGGCGCGCGTGGACGGCGTGCCGTACGTCTGGGCTCCGGGCGACCACCCCGGCGACGCCCCCGCCCCGCGCGGCGTGCGGATCGTGAACCCCTTCGACCCGCTGGTGTGGGACCGCCGCCGTTTCGAGCACCTGCACGGCTGGGCGTACCGTTTCGAGGCGTACACCCCCGCCCCGAAGCGCACCATGGGGTACTACGCGCTGCCGCTGCTGCACGCGGGCCGCGCGGTCGGCTGGGCGAACCTGAGTGTCCGAGGGGACACTTTGCACGCTCAGATCGGCCTGCGGCCCGGCATGCGGCGCACCAGTGCGTTCACGGCCGCGCTGGACCGCGAACTGGACCGCCACCGCGCGTTCCTGAACGCCGCTCAGGTCGCGGTGTCGTTCGACCAGACCTGA
- a CDS encoding diacylglycerol kinase family protein, with product MSDVSLRAADFPELAVVLNPNAGGGLAAREWPRLREELERRGLRHTLIQEENAALALARVQELPADTALMAVGGDGTVGALLPAVVGTGRPLAILPLGTGNDFAGLLGLKPGAFGEALDRLAFTPRAVDALWVRAQHADGTVTERALLNGLGMGFDADVTTNMDRVPASVQGFARYAWSAVATLKDLSLADVTVDADGATLYEGPSAIVAVMNGTRYGGGFLISPESDVRDGLLNVVVGGPMTRLQLAGLLARVLRGAHLGHPLAHHAAARQVTVRWNRPMRVHLDGDLGAPVTRLDVEVRPGAVRLLNA from the coding sequence GTGAGTGACGTTTCTCTCCGCGCGGCGGACTTTCCGGAACTGGCTGTCGTCCTGAACCCCAACGCGGGGGGTGGGCTGGCGGCGCGGGAATGGCCGCGCCTGCGGGAGGAACTGGAGCGGCGTGGGCTGCGGCACACCCTGATTCAGGAGGAGAACGCCGCGCTGGCCCTGGCGCGCGTGCAGGAGCTCCCGGCAGACACGGCGCTGATGGCGGTCGGTGGGGACGGCACGGTGGGCGCGCTCCTCCCGGCCGTGGTGGGGACCGGGCGGCCCCTGGCGATCCTGCCGCTGGGCACCGGGAACGACTTCGCGGGCCTGCTGGGCCTGAAGCCCGGCGCGTTCGGCGAGGCGCTGGACCGGCTGGCGTTCACGCCGCGTGCCGTGGACGCCCTGTGGGTCCGGGCCCAACACGCGGACGGGACGGTGACCGAGCGGGCGCTGCTGAACGGGCTGGGCATGGGCTTCGACGCGGACGTCACCACGAACATGGACCGCGTTCCGGCGAGCGTGCAGGGCTTCGCGCGGTACGCGTGGTCCGCCGTGGCGACCCTGAAGGACCTGTCCCTGGCGGACGTGACGGTGGACGCGGACGGCGCAACGCTGTATGAGGGACCCAGCGCGATCGTGGCGGTCATGAACGGCACCCGCTACGGCGGCGGGTTCCTGATCAGCCCCGAGTCGGACGTGCGCGACGGCCTGCTGAACGTCGTCGTGGGCGGCCCGATGACGCGCCTGCAGTTGGCGGGTCTGCTGGCGCGGGTGCTGCGTGGCGCGCACCTGGGGCACCCGCTGGCGCACCACGCGGCGGCGCGGCAGGTCACGGTCCGCTGGAACCGGCCCATGCGGGTGCATCTGGACGGCGACCTGGGTGCGCCCGTCACGCGGCTGGACGTGGAGGTCCGGCCCGGCGCGGTGCGCCTCCTGAACGCCTGA
- a CDS encoding acyl-CoA dehydrogenase family protein: MDFTLNDEQRQLQQLARDFTRKEIIPIASEYDQKEELPWQVVEKAFEVGLLNPSIPEHAGGLGLGMFDECLIGEEIAYGCMGIYTVLMASELGIAPILIGGTEEQQKRFLTPLTEKAGLAAFALSEPNNGSDAAAMGTTAVLDGDEWVINGTKMWISNGGLAEVTVVFATTDKQGGHKATVALVVPKDAPGFSYNKIKHKLGQRASLTSELVFENVRVPKANQLGGLGDGFKIAMKTLDKTRIPVAAGSVGIARRAMEESVKYAKDREAFGKPIAQFQAIQFKLAEMAIGIETGRLMYQKAAWLVDQGQPHGFESAIAKAYCSEMAFSAANEGIQIHGGYGYVAEYPVEKLLRDVKLNMIYEGTNEIQRVVISRNLLK; the protein is encoded by the coding sequence ATGGACTTCACCCTGAACGACGAACAACGCCAGCTGCAGCAGCTCGCCCGCGACTTCACCCGCAAGGAGATCATCCCGATCGCCTCCGAGTACGACCAGAAGGAGGAACTGCCCTGGCAGGTCGTCGAGAAGGCCTTCGAGGTCGGCCTGCTCAACCCCAGCATCCCCGAACACGCGGGCGGCCTGGGCCTGGGCATGTTCGACGAGTGCCTGATCGGCGAGGAGATCGCCTACGGCTGCATGGGCATCTACACCGTCCTGATGGCCAGCGAACTGGGCATAGCCCCGATCCTGATCGGCGGGACCGAGGAGCAGCAGAAGCGCTTCCTGACGCCTCTGACCGAGAAGGCCGGGCTGGCCGCGTTCGCGCTGAGCGAACCGAACAACGGCTCCGACGCCGCCGCGATGGGCACCACCGCCGTGCTGGACGGCGACGAGTGGGTCATCAACGGCACGAAGATGTGGATCAGCAACGGCGGTCTGGCCGAGGTCACGGTCGTGTTCGCCACCACCGACAAGCAGGGCGGCCACAAGGCGACCGTCGCGCTGGTCGTGCCCAAGGACGCGCCGGGCTTCTCGTACAACAAGATCAAGCACAAGCTGGGCCAGCGCGCCAGCCTGACCAGCGAACTGGTGTTCGAGAACGTCCGCGTGCCGAAAGCGAACCAGCTGGGCGGCCTGGGTGACGGCTTCAAGATCGCCATGAAGACGCTGGACAAGACCCGCATTCCGGTCGCGGCGGGCTCGGTCGGGATCGCGCGGCGCGCCATGGAGGAAAGCGTCAAGTACGCCAAGGACCGCGAGGCGTTCGGGAAGCCCATCGCGCAGTTCCAGGCGATCCAGTTCAAGCTGGCCGAGATGGCCATCGGCATCGAGACGGGCCGCCTGATGTACCAGAAGGCCGCGTGGCTGGTCGATCAGGGCCAACCGCACGGCTTCGAGAGCGCGATCGCCAAGGCGTACTGCAGCGAGATGGCGTTCAGCGCCGCGAACGAGGGCATCCAGATTCACGGCGGGTACGGCTACGTGGCCGAGTACCCGGTCGAGAAGCTGCTGCGCGACGTGAAACTGAACATGATCTACGAGGGCACCAACGAGATCCAGCGCGTCGTGATCAGCCGCAACCTGCTGAAGTAA
- the purB gene encoding adenylosuccinate lyase, producing the protein MIDRYLTPEMKALWSEASKYRAWLRVELAAMQAQARHGEVPQAAYDTLTAKSAADPLDEAFALKVAQIEAVTRHDIVAFTRALTDRYGDEARFIHHGLTSTDVVDTAQNLVLDEALGVIITDVEALREVCRIQAAAHKHTPTVGRTHGIHAEPMTFGLKFLNWMATLDRDLERLHAARKRIQVVMLSGSVGTFAHVSPRIEEEVAQAWGWQAAPVTNQTLARDRHAEVLSALAIYGTTVEKIAVEIRHLQRSEVREAMEPFGKGQTGSSSMPHKKNPILTENVTGLARLLRGYLLTGLENVPLWHERDISHSSAERVILPDATAATSYATRRLTGVLRDLVVFPERMLRNLNDLGGLVFSQRVLHALIDEKGMTREDAYTLVQRNALRSWETGEGLRDLLKADAESPLSDAELDAAFDLGWYLRHVDDIYARFGM; encoded by the coding sequence GTGATTGACCGTTACCTGACCCCGGAAATGAAGGCGCTGTGGAGCGAGGCCAGCAAGTACCGCGCGTGGCTGCGTGTGGAGCTGGCCGCCATGCAGGCGCAGGCGCGGCACGGCGAGGTGCCCCAGGCCGCCTACGACACCCTGACGGCCAAGAGTGCGGCCGACCCGCTGGACGAGGCGTTCGCGCTGAAGGTCGCCCAGATCGAGGCGGTGACCCGGCACGACATCGTGGCGTTCACCCGCGCTCTGACGGACCGTTACGGCGACGAGGCGCGTTTCATCCATCACGGCCTGACGAGCACGGACGTGGTGGATACCGCGCAGAACCTCGTGCTGGACGAGGCGCTGGGCGTGATCATCACGGACGTGGAGGCGCTGCGCGAGGTGTGCCGCATCCAGGCCGCGGCGCACAAGCACACGCCGACGGTGGGCCGCACGCACGGCATTCACGCCGAACCGATGACGTTCGGCCTGAAGTTCCTGAACTGGATGGCGACCCTGGACCGCGACCTGGAACGCCTGCACGCCGCCAGGAAGCGCATTCAGGTCGTCATGCTGTCGGGTTCGGTGGGGACGTTCGCACACGTCTCGCCACGCATTGAGGAGGAGGTCGCGCAGGCGTGGGGCTGGCAGGCCGCGCCCGTCACGAACCAGACGCTCGCCCGCGACCGTCACGCGGAGGTGCTGAGCGCCCTGGCGATCTACGGCACGACCGTCGAGAAGATCGCCGTGGAGATCCGCCACCTGCAGCGCAGCGAGGTGCGCGAGGCGATGGAACCCTTCGGGAAGGGCCAGACCGGCAGTTCCTCCATGCCGCACAAGAAAAACCCCATCCTCACGGAAAACGTGACCGGACTGGCGCGGCTGCTGCGCGGGTACCTGCTGACGGGTCTGGAGAACGTGCCGCTGTGGCACGAGCGGGACATCAGCCATTCCAGCGCCGAGCGGGTCATCCTGCCCGACGCGACCGCCGCGACGAGTTACGCCACGCGCCGCCTGACGGGCGTGCTGCGTGACCTCGTGGTGTTCCCCGAGCGGATGCTGCGCAACCTGAACGACCTGGGCGGCCTGGTGTTCAGCCAGCGCGTGCTGCACGCCCTGATCGACGAGAAAGGCATGACCCGCGAGGACGCCTACACGCTCGTGCAGCGCAACGCCCTGCGCTCCTGGGAGACCGGCGAGGGCCTGCGTGACCTGCTGAAGGCCGACGCGGAGAGCCCCCTGAGCGACGCGGAACTGGACGCGGCGTTCGACCTGGGCTGGTACCTGCGGCACGTGGACGACATCTACGCGCGTTTCGGCATGTAA
- a CDS encoding methylmalonyl-CoA mutase family protein, protein MKSKNEWMQSVYSPAAQKFPERKYNFKNLSDMEPEPIYTADDLKDWDAERDLGYPGEFPYTRGVQPSVYRGKLWTMRMFAGFGSAEQTNERFHALLKAGQTGLSTAFDLPTLMGYDSDHPFSKGEVGKCGVAVSSLADMEILFRGIDPTQVTTSMTINSPANAIWAMYIANAQKQGKDLGQVGGTIQNDILKEFIAQKEFIYPPAPSVKLVIDTFEWGPKVLPKWNFISVSGYHIREAGATGVQELAFTLADGFHYVEKALERGLNIDEFAPRISFFWDIHNDFFEEIAKLRAARRIWARQMRDRYGAKNPRSWMLRTHSQTAGVSLPAQQPLNNIARVAIQALAAVLGGTQSLHTDSFDEALALPTEEAATIALRTQQIIAYETGVAGVVDPLAGSYYVEKLTDDIEAAAMGYIEQIRMMGGVEAGIDSGFFQLEMAEAAYRYQREVESRDRIVVGVNEFVQDAVEVPIQLIDPQVERVQEARLAQVRRERDPQRVQAALDALRDTAVTGANSMPAFLECAHAYCTLGEQMDVLKTVYGEYVEPAIV, encoded by the coding sequence ATGAAAAGCAAGAACGAGTGGATGCAGAGCGTCTACAGCCCCGCCGCGCAGAAGTTCCCCGAGCGCAAGTACAACTTCAAGAACCTCTCCGACATGGAGCCCGAACCCATCTACACCGCAGACGACCTGAAGGACTGGGACGCCGAGCGGGACCTGGGCTACCCCGGCGAGTTCCCGTACACGCGCGGCGTGCAGCCCAGCGTGTACCGCGGGAAACTGTGGACCATGCGGATGTTCGCGGGCTTCGGCAGCGCCGAGCAGACCAACGAACGCTTCCACGCGCTGCTGAAGGCCGGGCAGACGGGCCTCTCGACCGCCTTCGACCTGCCCACCCTGATGGGCTACGACAGCGACCACCCCTTCAGCAAGGGCGAGGTCGGCAAGTGCGGCGTAGCCGTCAGCAGCCTCGCGGACATGGAAATCCTGTTCCGGGGCATCGACCCCACGCAGGTCACGACGTCCATGACCATCAACAGCCCCGCGAACGCCATCTGGGCCATGTACATCGCCAATGCGCAGAAGCAGGGCAAGGACCTGGGGCAGGTGGGCGGCACCATCCAGAACGACATCCTGAAGGAATTCATCGCGCAGAAGGAATTCATCTACCCCCCCGCCCCCAGCGTGAAACTGGTCATCGACACCTTCGAGTGGGGCCCGAAAGTCCTGCCCAAGTGGAACTTCATCAGCGTGTCCGGCTACCACATCCGCGAAGCCGGGGCGACCGGCGTGCAGGAACTCGCGTTCACCCTCGCGGACGGCTTCCACTACGTGGAGAAGGCGCTCGAGCGGGGTTTGAACATCGACGAGTTCGCGCCGCGCATCAGCTTCTTCTGGGACATCCACAACGACTTCTTCGAGGAGATCGCCAAGCTCCGCGCCGCGCGGCGCATCTGGGCGCGGCAGATGCGCGACCGCTACGGCGCGAAGAACCCCCGCTCCTGGATGCTGCGCACGCACTCGCAGACCGCCGGAGTGTCCCTGCCCGCGCAGCAGCCGCTGAACAACATCGCCCGCGTCGCCATCCAGGCGCTCGCGGCGGTGCTGGGCGGCACGCAGAGCCTCCACACCGACTCCTTCGACGAGGCGCTGGCGCTGCCCACCGAGGAAGCCGCGACCATCGCCCTGCGCACCCAGCAGATCATCGCCTACGAGACCGGCGTGGCGGGCGTCGTGGACCCCCTGGCGGGCAGCTACTACGTCGAGAAACTCACGGACGACATCGAAGCGGCCGCGATGGGCTACATCGAGCAGATCCGCATGATGGGCGGCGTGGAGGCAGGGATCGACAGCGGGTTCTTCCAGCTGGAGATGGCCGAGGCCGCCTACCGCTACCAGCGCGAGGTCGAGTCCAGGGACCGCATCGTGGTCGGCGTGAACGAGTTCGTGCAGGACGCCGTCGAGGTGCCCATCCAGCTGATCGACCCGCAGGTCGAGCGGGTGCAGGAGGCGCGGCTGGCGCAGGTGCGCCGCGAACGTGACCCGCAGCGCGTGCAGGCCGCGCTGGACGCCCTTCGCGACACCGCCGTGACCGGGGCGAACTCCATGCCCGCCTTCCTGGAGTGCGCGCACGCGTACTGCACGCTGGGCGAGCAGATGGACGTCCTGAAGACCGTGTACGGCGAGTACGTGGAGCCCGCCATCGTCTGA
- the rpsT gene encoding 30S ribosomal protein S20 — translation MALRHKSAQKRHRQSLKRRMLNRSRKSTIKTFSKKALVAAQTGAEDMAAVQSRAESLIDKAAKGSTLHKNAAARKKSRLAKAINKAKAAQQG, via the coding sequence ATGGCCCTTCGTCACAAGTCCGCCCAGAAACGTCACCGCCAGAGCCTCAAGCGCCGCATGCTGAACCGCAGCCGCAAGAGCACCATCAAGACCTTCAGCAAGAAGGCCCTGGTGGCCGCCCAGACCGGCGCCGAGGACATGGCCGCCGTGCAGTCCCGCGCCGAGAGCCTGATCGACAAGGCCGCCAAGGGCAGCACCCTGCACAAGAACGCTGCGGCCCGCAAGAAGAGCCGCCTGGCCAAGGCCATCAACAAGGCCAAGGCCGCGCAGCAGGGCTAA
- a CDS encoding RecX family transcriptional regulator, producing the protein MRARRPRPDLPDAGEDRARPAKPRDPQEERDALLAYAFRALGQRALSAAELRTRLERRSDNPDLIEEVLKRVQELGYQNDEQVARSEGNRRGVGTMRVRQTLKRRGVQDDLIQEVVQARDPDREHAEVLTLLERRWSSLARKRDPQASAFAFLARRGYTGNVIWPALREFMADRPAEEPGDEPDWEGEE; encoded by the coding sequence GTGAGAGCCCGCCGACCCCGACCCGACCTCCCGGACGCCGGGGAGGACCGCGCCCGCCCCGCGAAACCCCGCGACCCGCAGGAGGAACGCGACGCGCTGCTCGCCTACGCGTTCCGCGCGCTGGGCCAGCGGGCCCTGAGTGCCGCCGAACTGCGTACCCGCCTGGAACGCCGCAGCGACAACCCGGACCTGATCGAGGAGGTCCTGAAGCGCGTGCAGGAACTCGGGTACCAGAACGACGAGCAGGTCGCCCGCAGCGAGGGCAACCGTCGGGGCGTGGGCACCATGCGCGTCCGGCAGACCCTCAAGCGGCGCGGCGTGCAGGACGACCTGATCCAGGAGGTCGTGCAGGCCCGCGACCCCGACCGTGAGCACGCCGAGGTCCTGACCCTGCTGGAGCGCCGCTGGTCCTCTCTGGCCCGCAAGCGCGACCCGCAGGCCAGCGCGTTCGCGTTCCTCGCGCGGCGCGGGTACACCGGGAACGTCATCTGGCCCGCCCTGCGCGAGTTCATGGCGGACCGCCCGGCCGAGGAACCCGGCGACGAACCCGACTGGGAAGGCGAGGAGTGA
- a CDS encoding phosphotransferase family protein has translation MRLGALLADTWRAPSGEVAVDARVWPRKLRAQFPGARLRESWVGEGAAFARYASPGGPLFLKYLPAGWRDARAAARLEREAAYLRDLAPGCPVPVAPLLHEARSADRPLAHLLMRDLTDATTGWGYFTDDAAREEGLRDVVRLLAVLHAYWAGPGRAALSGEWVWRPQEVLERNRVARWQDRPGVPDLPAAQRDALLDAAQALPALLRDAPVWTLVHGDIHAGQVLWSRADGTPVLIDYGQVHPSLPGEDLAHLLTLRLDAGERARLGGDLRAVYADALAQAGLPLSPAALRAQERAGLALNLLSTARQTLRRRSAGSGGVAEALERAAQVWSNDTAT, from the coding sequence ATGCGGCTGGGGGCGCTGCTCGCGGATACGTGGCGCGCCCCGTCCGGCGAGGTGGCGGTGGACGCCCGCGTGTGGCCCCGCAAGCTGCGGGCGCAGTTTCCCGGTGCGCGGCTGCGGGAGTCGTGGGTGGGCGAGGGCGCGGCCTTCGCCCGTTACGCGTCGCCGGGTGGGCCGCTGTTCCTGAAGTACCTCCCGGCCGGGTGGCGGGACGCGCGGGCCGCCGCGCGCCTGGAGCGGGAGGCGGCCTACCTGCGCGACCTCGCGCCGGGCTGCCCGGTGCCGGTCGCGCCGCTGCTGCACGAGGCCCGCAGCGCGGATCGGCCGCTGGCGCACCTGCTCATGCGGGACCTGACGGACGCGACGACCGGCTGGGGCTACTTCACGGACGACGCCGCGCGGGAGGAGGGCCTGCGGGACGTGGTGCGGCTGCTGGCGGTCCTGCACGCGTACTGGGCCGGGCCGGGCCGCGCGGCCCTGAGCGGCGAGTGGGTGTGGCGCCCGCAGGAGGTGCTGGAGCGGAATCGCGTGGCGCGGTGGCAGGACCGGCCCGGCGTGCCGGATCTGCCCGCCGCGCAGCGGGACGCGCTGCTGGACGCCGCGCAGGCCCTCCCGGCGCTGCTGCGGGACGCGCCGGTCTGGACGCTGGTGCACGGCGACATTCACGCCGGGCAGGTGCTGTGGTCCCGCGCGGACGGCACGCCGGTCCTGATCGATTACGGGCAGGTGCATCCCAGCCTGCCGGGCGAGGACTTGGCGCACCTGCTGACGCTCCGGCTGGACGCCGGGGAACGCGCCCGGCTGGGCGGTGACCTGCGGGCGGTCTACGCGGACGCGCTGGCGCAGGCGGGCCTGCCGCTGTCCCCGGCGGCACTGCGAGCGCAGGAGCGGGCGGGGCTGGCGCTGAATCTGCTGTCCACTGCCCGGCAGACCCTGCGCCGCAGGTCGGCGGGGTCGGGTGGCGTGGCGGAGGCGCTGGAGCGCGCCGCTCAGGTCTGGTCGAACGACACCGCGACCTGA
- the glmM gene encoding phosphoglucosamine mutase, which translates to MTERKYFGTDGVRAVAGTHPLTASWVMTLGAAAGEVLKSSNPRATVVIGKDTRQSGDMLEAALAAGLTSRGVNVIHLGVLPTPGVSFLTRHLKADAGVVISASHNPYEDNGIKFFGADGQKLSDATEHEIEAAIDRVPDLTPVTGVDLGGVTNYSEAERLYVNYLKSLAPDLSGLRIAMDCANGAAYRVGPKVFQAAGADVFAVYTTPDGRNINRGCGSTHMDHLQRIVREGKYDLGVAFDGDADRALFVDSRGNVVHGDHMLLLNARARGETAVVTTIMANMGLEVKLRDAGIPLERTAVGDRYVHERLHGGGLHLGGEQSGHILFLDVSPTGDGVLTALLTLKSMQQLGTTLDALHDDLVMFPQTLVNVRVTDKKAIAVDPEVRAAVQRAEDRLHGKGRVNLRPSGTENLIRVMVEGQDETEIHEIARELAGVVETRGALTA; encoded by the coding sequence ATGACGGAACGGAAGTACTTCGGAACGGACGGCGTGCGCGCCGTCGCAGGCACCCACCCCCTCACGGCCAGCTGGGTCATGACCCTCGGCGCCGCTGCGGGCGAGGTGCTCAAGAGCAGCAACCCCCGCGCGACGGTCGTGATCGGCAAGGACACCCGCCAGAGCGGCGACATGCTGGAAGCCGCGCTGGCCGCCGGACTGACCAGCCGCGGCGTGAACGTCATCCACCTGGGCGTGCTGCCCACCCCCGGCGTCAGCTTCCTGACCCGCCACCTGAAGGCCGACGCGGGCGTCGTCATCAGCGCGTCGCACAACCCCTACGAGGACAACGGCATCAAGTTCTTCGGCGCGGACGGCCAGAAACTCAGCGACGCGACCGAACACGAGATCGAGGCCGCCATCGACCGCGTGCCCGACCTGACCCCCGTGACCGGCGTGGACCTGGGCGGCGTCACCAACTACTCCGAGGCCGAGCGGCTGTACGTGAACTACCTCAAGTCCCTCGCGCCGGACCTGAGCGGCCTGCGGATCGCCATGGACTGCGCCAACGGCGCCGCGTACCGCGTGGGACCCAAGGTCTTCCAGGCGGCCGGGGCGGACGTGTTCGCCGTGTACACCACCCCGGACGGCCGCAACATCAACCGCGGCTGCGGCAGCACCCACATGGACCACCTCCAGCGCATCGTGCGCGAAGGGAAGTACGACCTGGGCGTCGCCTTCGACGGGGACGCCGACCGCGCCCTGTTCGTGGACAGCCGCGGGAACGTCGTGCACGGGGACCACATGCTGCTGCTGAACGCCCGCGCGCGCGGCGAGACGGCCGTCGTGACCACCATCATGGCGAACATGGGCCTGGAGGTGAAACTGCGCGACGCGGGCATCCCGCTGGAACGCACCGCCGTCGGCGACCGCTACGTGCACGAGCGTCTGCACGGCGGCGGCCTGCACCTGGGCGGCGAGCAGAGCGGCCACATCCTCTTCCTGGACGTGTCGCCCACCGGGGACGGCGTGCTGACCGCCCTGCTGACCCTGAAGAGCATGCAGCAGCTCGGCACCACGCTGGACGCCCTGCACGACGACCTCGTGATGTTCCCGCAGACCCTCGTGAACGTCCGCGTGACCGACAAGAAAGCCATCGCCGTGGACCCCGAGGTCAGGGCCGCCGTGCAGCGCGCCGAGGACCGCCTGCACGGGAAGGGCCGCGTGAACCTGCGCCCCAGCGGCACCGAGAACCTCATCCGCGTGATGGTCGAGGGTCAGGACGAGACCGAGATCCACGAGATCGCCCGCGAACTGGCAGGCGTGGTCGAGACGCGCGGCGCCCTGACCGCCTGA